A single window of Candidatus Zymogenus saltonus DNA harbors:
- a CDS encoding NTP transferase domain-containing protein yields the protein MKGVILAGGLGSRLYPLTRITNKHLLPIYNKPMIFYPIQTLVNAGIEDILIVTGGNSAGDFLRLLKNGADFGLKRLNYAYQEGEGGIADALSLAGHFAEGKKICVILGDNIIERNINDPVKDFMKQKDGAKILLKKVGDPQRFGVPEIDGDRIVKIEEKPKKPKSNYAVIGIYMYDNTVFDIINDLEPSQRGELEITDVNNEYIKKGNLTWGEIEGWWTDAGTFDSLLTASKLVADTGANNV from the coding sequence ATGAAAGGTGTAATTTTAGCAGGCGGACTGGGATCGAGGCTCTATCCATTAACTAGGATCACCAACAAGCATCTGCTACCTATTTACAACAAACCTATGATCTTCTACCCGATACAGACCCTCGTGAACGCCGGGATAGAGGATATTCTCATCGTGACCGGAGGCAACAGCGCGGGCGATTTTTTAAGGCTTTTGAAAAACGGGGCGGACTTCGGACTTAAGCGCTTGAACTACGCCTACCAGGAGGGGGAGGGGGGAATTGCGGACGCCCTCTCGCTCGCGGGACACTTCGCCGAGGGAAAGAAGATCTGCGTGATACTGGGGGACAACATCATAGAGAGAAACATCAACGATCCGGTCAAAGACTTCATGAAACAGAAGGACGGGGCGAAGATTCTCCTCAAGAAGGTTGGCGATCCCCAGCGCTTCGGCGTCCCGGAGATAGACGGCGACAGGATAGTAAAGATCGAGGAGAAGCCGAAAAAGCCCAAATCGAACTACGCCGTAATCGGGATATATATGTACGACAATACGGTATTCGACATTATCAACGACCTCGAGCCCTCCCAGCGGGGCGAGCTGGAGATCACCGATGTGAACAACGAATACATCAAGAAGGGAAACCTTACATGGGGGGAGATAGAGGGGTGGTGGACCGACGCCGGAACGTTCGACTCCCTCCTAACAGCTTCAAAGCTTGTGGCAGATACCGGGGCCAATAACGTTTAA